One window of Stenotrophomonas indicatrix genomic DNA carries:
- the rlmD gene encoding 23S rRNA (uracil(1939)-C(5))-methyltransferase RlmD, translating to MARSRSRIDRTPFQTEILDLSHDGRGVARREGEGGKVTFISGALPGEVVMAEQTARSRHFDEARTVEVLQASPQRVTPKCPHFGTCAGCVLQHLDEDQQIVAKQRVLMDNLERIGHVKPGTVLPPLVGDSWGYRRKGRFSVRRVEKKDKTLVGFREQDPRFVADLQQCLTVIPEIGTKVEVLSTFIESLDGKRDIPQIEFIAGDQAVVLTVRHLQPLSGADRAAWAAFGQQQGFVIYLQSGGVDTVQPLDGQGVALSFRLAPWDVELAFRPLDFIQVNAKLNEKMIAHALDLLEPGADERVLDLFCGLGNFTLPLARKVREVVGVEGDAGLVARARENAEHNGLANAQFYSADLTQDQRSTPWMRQGFDKLLLDPPRSGAIEVLQQLPLKQFKRIVYVSCHPGSLARDAGYLVNEQGFTLVSAGAMDMFPHTAHVESIAVFEKR from the coding sequence GTGGCCCGATCCCGCTCCCGCATCGACCGTACTCCCTTCCAGACCGAGATCCTCGACCTCAGCCATGATGGTCGCGGTGTTGCCCGCCGTGAAGGCGAGGGCGGCAAGGTCACCTTCATCAGCGGCGCCCTGCCGGGCGAAGTGGTGATGGCCGAACAGACCGCCCGCAGCCGCCACTTCGATGAGGCGCGCACGGTGGAAGTGCTGCAGGCCTCGCCGCAGCGGGTGACCCCCAAGTGCCCGCATTTCGGCACCTGCGCCGGCTGCGTGCTGCAGCACCTGGACGAAGACCAGCAGATCGTCGCCAAGCAGCGCGTGCTGATGGACAACCTGGAGCGCATCGGCCATGTGAAGCCGGGCACCGTGCTGCCGCCGCTGGTGGGTGACAGCTGGGGCTACCGCCGCAAGGGCCGGTTCTCGGTGCGCCGGGTCGAGAAGAAGGACAAGACCCTGGTCGGCTTCCGCGAGCAGGACCCGCGCTTCGTCGCGGACCTGCAGCAGTGCCTGACCGTGATTCCGGAAATCGGCACCAAGGTGGAGGTGCTGTCGACCTTCATCGAATCGCTGGACGGCAAGCGCGACATCCCGCAGATCGAGTTCATCGCCGGTGACCAGGCGGTGGTGCTGACCGTGCGCCACCTGCAGCCGCTGAGTGGCGCCGATCGCGCAGCCTGGGCGGCCTTTGGCCAACAGCAGGGCTTTGTCATCTACCTGCAGTCGGGCGGCGTGGATACCGTGCAGCCGCTGGACGGGCAGGGCGTGGCGCTGTCGTTCCGGCTGGCGCCGTGGGATGTCGAACTGGCGTTCCGTCCGCTGGATTTCATCCAGGTCAATGCCAAGCTCAACGAGAAGATGATCGCCCACGCGCTGGACCTGCTTGAACCGGGTGCCGACGAGCGCGTGCTGGACCTGTTCTGTGGCCTGGGCAACTTCACCCTGCCGCTGGCACGCAAGGTGCGCGAAGTGGTGGGCGTGGAAGGTGATGCCGGGCTGGTGGCGCGTGCGCGCGAGAACGCCGAGCACAACGGACTGGCCAATGCGCAGTTCTACAGCGCCGACCTGACCCAGGACCAGCGCAGCACGCCGTGGATGCGCCAGGGCTTCGACAAGCTGCTGCTGGATCCGCCGCGTTCGGGCGCCATCGAAGTGCTGCAGCAGCTGCCGTTGAAGCAGTTCAAGCGCATCGTCTATGTCAGCTGCCATCCAGGCTCGCTGGCCCGCGATGCCGGTTACCTGGTCAACGAACAGGGCTTCACCCTGGTCAGCGCCGGTGCGATGGACATGTTCCCGCATACCGCGCACGTGGAAAGCATCGCGGTGTTCGAAAAACGTTGA